In a genomic window of Drosophila takahashii strain IR98-3 E-12201 chromosome 3L, DtakHiC1v2, whole genome shotgun sequence:
- the Svil gene encoding streptococcal hemagglutinin isoform X12, whose product MLALKECLIREGVLNLDSPEKYRPYHLHGSRSSGTMDIPRYRKTIAASSDLSTAPATAKTSCQPPEPQKSQQKTTTKDSSDSSSQKSSSGYRGHHPHFHHHTTPAYYTDLQLRIHTPNASDVGALNENYRSVYSTPSTQLVEQRSFPKSSSATKDPPLSSISNPARSTFFRGDSASSDSHTRLQRRSQQRYGSEPGRFNRYSQGSASPTKGELESGQEPVLSSHHSPINTSTNSTSNTTTISSCNPVEPEPSSLANPSGATSGRNSRHKQRFHSSRSRRAVRVRSESRPISALYDIICKEKNLDNSSSSSSNEEREKDLEKRSPQKTSTDQEKSPTTDKLATFWPLHHHYLNPPMSSGNSGGPSKKQQQQQEKPGHHLLQGASKDLPAGSSNSSSDDERALHSSRKVTNLKATSLPPEEGLPSEISLSCSSSNRLNLRLARSLEPSARNIQATASREVQNYDAGEPVNTDRLFVEPPKVSLSAIRNTLYDHDDLEIEDCDSTTQFDQGDVLDTLERWNQEVGNSGSGAQLMNGGANGHHHHQSDPEADHHDHEQPDHLEQNAHQSLPVEPKSLHHHHHHQATNARRFITRTTRSASRQSSAGHSPPPPLHRSDDSSSSSPTHSPATRRRNKLGGGANDPPSSSANGNSSAYETAATTVMTHDHHHQQQQPRHPPVEVPKALVAIDPQPEAAISVLGSCPTAAVNSASQSRGKAGKCSINCTYSHSSSSNNNCNARQRNSSSNNNNTKQQQHATPMPPLANANKAPLIVLKTPATSAAAAATSIAVATTAATSIGTAATSAAGSPIKRRKNPLSPLRLGHQSTIAPPQAIASPLLSGGSCSSSTTSPQSSPAVRTTKASRLRAAALDKKKEEEQRQRYTSPVSPRIPSSNGGGPVAQRRLSSSELSPKSPGAASGFNSEPAPSSGSRIPSRSASQPVDTPPTQRRQPLVAVSSGISMKQSLSELHFTGGAVSPPKATAECTLRMRPRSSTMSTENTENGRRDHLANLQLSPVQKHKRTPEVSPRRLGDRDKSAKRKSNLNRSLTEEATKDGDEVATSTRRRRRRELGMARPLVPGDDEALRDLLQTPQKSSCSESTNSISEPYRQFIPAVRHPEVPVRTMTAVLPAPRPLHAPVARSVTQKFNERTKTELAEIKKIAEQSEPQPPAVDESQKMAAIARRKSTDEGGGLPNQNSPPAPNQIVSILKKKEHGLGDCNSSASSNPSPVTFSSSVMDNPLAGASRCKRQGILKKRSSLDESRYYSRSHSPDERSILIKSARRNSLEEAGTGLSPAQAHGILKQSSYDSSKSDGCPSANESQPHSILKKKDSLSTPSDGGCHKHVSISQAVTLAAAELAAHDGVTFGEDGEEHDIRPILKQESTSSEEAVRPPKPILKKKSFGEADEHEIRPILKSSRKSSREEFDLSGLESNEVNDSLSSILKSDSPSKRRSLGSASHDLEETSTSPSLLKRRTRSLERRDVQPGMDLAAALDAIANSQVAPSTPVDFVTTPSSISVAERIKRMEMLSTPTSRAAGGANSSWESPLQASTSEQAGGGAAATPRVLKPSVLRRDLQRERYKTQPVTNEEMSFFKANSAPFDISASSAFKPTKPLDIRLSHAPLAPLISPITGQPLSHVPAPLLLSSSTNSGVGSSFRLGRSSTQPLQSPRVVHLASQAAPGGSSASSSLLARQNSINDTSSVNLSEQLTLSIGTDSEHIFEMSALEEDSAIQSLSDETAASASASSSSAATATTTTTTTTPPSSGLTRSNSVRARANMFQQLQEQSRNQRATGANRQSPPAAAEVSSNQTDNSMQSEELSTPNATIDAEFEPSSLSLAERLAFFSNLCESGGGGGGGGSASGRYRSRTSSYSRSPPIERTTPRSSTTASSTSVTPTPMDYSPIPHEKELSSLTLESIIEPEEQEEQVTKDQVDLDEQVKLRKKDTPPPVLRESPLHNGFHVLTRSATDPPSSQSSLRITVRTPGKLILPDTFRGDRNNNSGSGSNSWNSCLVKLQTLEPVNLSVQLRTIGKVKSPFIEKQQEKQLANGTTSDSGSDSGKENCASNQQINHQESNQNPQEEENRAPPRVSEMRRKISRLVQQQQVQPQPVNRRHTTEITSVTIGAPRSPNVDDRFAKYFGVKESFNSTTTLMKTQSLPSQQVEATNAHVRIPPITTVVSKRRELLKRTRPLSMDHYSSGCTSPTAMPSPKRAHSPVNRRKATISSYEDIEVTPDELRAAGKEFKLLYGELLG is encoded by the exons AAACCATTGCGGCCTCAAGTGACTTATCCACAGCACCTGCCACTGCCAAAACTAGCTGCCAGCCACCTGAGCCACAGAAGTCGCAACAGAAGACCACCACCAAGGATTCGTCTGATTCCAGTTCGCAAAAGTCATCCAGCGGATATCGTGGTCATCATCCGCACTTCCATCATCACACCACGCCCGCCTACTACACGGATCTCCAGCTGAGGATCCACACGCCGAATGCATCGGATGTGGGTGCCTTGAATGAGAATTATCGCAGTGTTTACAGTACTCCCAGTACGCAGCTAGTGGAACAGCGCTCCTTTCCCAAGAGCTCCTCGGCCACCAAGGATCCACCTTTGTCTTCTATCAGCAATCCTGCGAGGTCAACTTTTTTTCGTGGAGACTCTGCGTCCAGCGACAGTCACACAAGACTCCAGCGTCGCAGTCAGCAGAGATACGGCAGCGAACCGGGACGCTTCAACAGATACTCTCAGGGATCTGCGAGCCCTACCAAAGGTGAACTTGAATCTGGCCAGGAGCCAGTCCTCTCCAGTCACCACTCCCCCATCAACACATCCACCAATAGCACTAGCAATACCACAACCATTAGTAGTTGTAATCCCGTAGAGCCAGAACCCAGTAGCCTAGCTAATCCCAGTGGCGCCACATCTGGTCGCAACAGCCGGCACAAGCAGCGTTTCCACAGCAGCCGATCCCGTCGAGCGGTGCGCGTGCGCAGTGAATCGCGTCCTATCAGCGCCCTCTACGACATAATATGCAAGGAGAAGAACCtggacaacagcagcagcagcagcagcaacgagGAAAGGGAGAAGGATCTGGAGAAGAGGAGTCCTCAGAAGACGTCGACTGATCAGGAGAAGTCGCCCACAACCGACAAGCTGGCGACCTTTTGGCCCCTGCACCATCACTACCTCAATCCCCCGATGAGCAGCGGCAACTCGGGCGGCCCATccaagaagcagcagcagcagcaggagaagCCAGGTCACCATTTGCTCCAAGGAGCATCCAAGGATTTGCccgccggcagcagcaacagcagcagcgatgATGAGCGGGCACTGCACTCCAGTCGCAAGGTTACCAATCTGAAGGCCACTTCGCTGCCGCCGGAGGAGGGGTTGCCCTCTGAGATTAGCCTTTCTTGCTCCTCCTCCAATCGACTGAATCTCCGTTTGGCCAGGAGTTTGGAGCCATCAGCTCGCAATATCCAAGCGACGGCTTCCCGGGAAGTTCAGAACTATGATGCCGGGGAGCCAGTAAATACGGATAGATTGTTTGTAGAACCTCCGAAGGTATCGCTTTCCGCCATTAGGAACACCCTATACGATCATGATGATCTGGAGATTGAAGACTGCGATAGTACCACCCAATTCGATCAGGGCGATGTCCTTGATACCCTGGAACGCTGGAACCAGGAAGTCGGCAATTCCGGTTCGGGAGCTCAGCTAATGAATGGCGGAGCCAatggccatcatcatcatcaatcgGATCCCGAGGCAGACCATCACGATCACGAACAACCCGATCATCTCGAACAGAATGCACATCAATCATTGCCAGTAGAACCCAAGTctcttcatcatcatcatcatcatcaggcCACCAATGCGCGCAG ATTCATAACGCGCACCACGCGTTCCGCCAGTCGCCAAAGTTCCGCCGGACATTCGCCTCCACCACCGCTCCATCGCAGTGACGACTCCTCCAGCAGTTCACCCACCCATTCTCCAGCCACCCGTAGAAGGAATAAATTAGGAGGTGGTGCTAACGATCCACCATCCTCCTCCGCGAATGGAAATAGCTCCGCTTATGAAACGGCAGCCACGACTGTGATGACCCatgaccaccaccaccagcagcagcagccacgaCATCCTCCAGTTGAAGTTCCTAAGGCTCTAGTAGCCATCGATCCGCAGCCAGAAGCAGCCATCAGCGTCCTGGGTTCGTGTCCCACTGCAGCTGTTAATTCAG CCAGCCAAAGTCGAGGAAAAGCTGGCAAATGCAGTATTAATTGCACCTacagccacagcagcagcagcaacaacaactgcaacgCGAGGCaacgcaacagcagcagcaacaacaataatactaaacaacagcaacacgcCACGCCCATGCCGCCCCTAGCTAATGCCAACAAAGCGCCGTTAATTGTGCTTAAGACACCCGCCacatctgcagcagcagcagcaacatccatCGCAgttgcaacaacagcagcaacatccatcggcacggcagcaacatctgcTGCTGGTTCGCCCATTAAGCGTCGCAAGAATCCCCTATCGCCACTGCGTCTCGGTCACCAGTCCACCATTGCTCCTCCGCAGGCCATTGCCAGTCCGCTGCTCAGCGGcggcagctgctcctcctcgaccACCTCGCCCCAATCCTCGCCAGCTGTTCGCACCACCAAGGCGAGTCGCCTGCGCGCCGCCGCGCTTG ATAAAAAGAAGGAAGAGGAGCAGCGCCAGCGTTACACTTCGCCAGTTTCCCCAAGAATCCCCTCCAGCAACGGAGGAGGACCTGTAGCCCAACGTCGTCTCAGCAGCTCGGAGCTATCGCCCAAGTCGCCAGGTGCTGCTAGTGGATTTAACTCGGAGCCAGCTCCATCTTCAGGTAGTAGAATCCCGTCGAGATCTGCCTCCCAACCGGTGGACACACCGCCCACCCAAAGAAGGCAGCCTCTGGTGGCCGTCAGTTCGGGAATCTCCATGAAGCAGAGTCTCAGCGAATTGCACTTTACGGGCGGAGCTGTGAGTCCGCCCAAGGCAACGGCGGAATGCACTCTTCGGATGCGACCACGTAGCTCCACCATGAGCACCGAGAACACGGAGAACGGACGACGTGACCACTTGGCCAATCTGCAACTGAGTCCCGTGCAAAAGCACAAGAGAACG CCCGAAGTTTCACCACGTCGTTTGGGAGATCGCGACAAGTCGGCTAAACGGAAATCGAATCTGAATCGTTCGTTGACCGAGGAAGCCACCAAGGATGGCG ATGAGGTAGCCACTTCAACGCGCCGTCGACGACGTCGTGAACTGGGAATGGCTCGACCTTTGGTGCCCGGGGATGATGAAGCTCTGAGGGATTTGCTCCAAACACCGCAGAAAAGTTCCTGCAGCGAGTCTACGAACTCAATTTCCGAGCCCTACCGTCAGTTTATACCTGCTGTTCGCCATCCGGAGGTTCCTGTGCGCACGATGACTGCTGTTTTGCCTGCTCCAAGACCTCTGCATGCTCCAGTGGCCAGGAGTGTCACCCAGAAATTTAATGAAAGGACCAAGACCGAGCTGGCGGAGATTAAGAAGATTGCCGAGCAATCGGAACCGCAGCCCCCAGCGGTGGATGAAAGCCAGAAAATGGCGGCCATAGCGAGGAGGAAGAGCACGGATGAGGGAGGAGGATTACCCAACCAGAATTCACCACCTGCTCCGAATCAAATTGTATCAATACTAAAGAAGAAGGAGCACGGACTGGGCGATTGCAACTCGAGTGCCTCGAGCAATCCTTCGCCGGTGACCTTCTCCTCGAGCGTTATGGATAATCCACTGGCGGGCGCCAGTCGCTGCAAAAGGCAGGGAATCCTGAAGAAGAGATCGAGCCTGGATGAATCACGCTACTATTCGCGTTCCCATTCACCCGACGAACGGAGTATTCTCATCAAGTCGGCGAGGAGGAATTCCCTGGAGGAAGCGGGCACTGGATTGAGTCCAGCTCAGGCCCATGGAATCTTGAAGCAGAGCAGCTACGACAGCAGCAAGAGTGATGGTTGCCCCTCGGCCAACGAGAGTCAACCGCATAGCATCCTGAAGAAGAAGGACTCGCTATCCACACCCTCGGATGGGGGATGCCACAAGCATGTTTCCATTTCCCAGGCTGTAACCTTGGCTGCCGCCGAACTGGCCGCCCATGATGGCGTTACCTTTGGTGAAGACGGTGAAGAACACGATATACGACCCATCTTGAAACAGGAGAGCACCTCCAGCGAGGAGGCAGTCCGTCCCCCGAAGcccatacttaaaaagaaGTCCTTTGGCGAGGCGGATGAACACGAAATACGCCCGATACTGAAGAGCTCGCGAAAGAGCAGTCGCGAGGAGTTTGATTTGAGTGGTTTGGAGAGCAACGAGGTCAACGATTCCCTATCCTCAATCCTCAAGTCGGATTCGCCTTCCAAGCGTCGATCGCTGGGCTCTGCTTCCCATGATTTAGAGGAAACCAGCACTTCGCCCAGTTTGCTAAAGAGGCGAACCCGTTCGCTGGAAAGGAGGGACGTCCAGCCTGGCATGGATTTGGCAGCCGCACTGGATGCTATTGCCAATTCGCAGGTTGCCCCTAGTACTCCCGTGGATTTTGTGACCACTCCATCGAGTATTTCGGTGGCCGAGCGGATTAAGCGCATGGAGATGCTCTCGACGCCCACTTCCCGTGCGGCGGGTGGAGCCAACAGCAGCTGGGAGTCACCGCTGCAGGCTTCGACATCGGAGCaggcaggaggaggagctgctgccACGCCAAGGGTACTCAAGCCCAGTGTCCTGCGCAGGGATTTGCAGAGAGAGCGGTACAAAACGCAACCCGTGACCAACGAGGAGATGAGCTT CTTTAAAGCCAACTCCGCGCCCTTCGACATCTCGGCCTCGTCGGCCTTCAAGCCCACCAAACCGCTGGACATTCGCTTGAGCCACGCGCCGCTGGCACCGCTGATTTCGCCGATAACAGGACAACCACTGAGTCACGTGCCTGCTCCTCTCCTGCTATCTTCATCCACGAATTCGGGAGTGGGATCCTCCTTCCGTTTGGGTCGCAGTTCCACGCAGCCACTGCAATCGCCCCGAGTTGTCCACTTGGCCAGTCAGGCGGCTCCTGGTGGATCATCTGCATCATCCTCGCTGTTGGCACGCCAAAATTCGATCAACGACACCAGCAGCGTCAATCTCAGCGAGCAGCTAACTTTATCCATTGGAACGGACAGTGAGCACATCTTCGAGATGTCCGCCTTGGAGGAGGATTCGGCCATTCAGTCGCTGAGCGATGAGACAGCCGCTTCCGCATCTGCAAGTTCAAGCTCAGCAGCCACCGCAACCACTACGACGACCACCACCACTCCACCATCAAGTGGTTTAACGCGCAGCAATAGCGTTCGAGCCAGGGCCAATATGTTCCAGCAATTGCAGGAGCAGTCGCGCAATCAACGGGCAACGG GAGCCAACCGTCAATCTCCACCAGCTGCGGCGGAAGTGTCTTCAAACCAAACCGACAATTCCATGCAAAGTGAAGAGCTGTCCACGCCAAATGCAACGATAGATGCGGAATTTG AACCCTCATCTCTTTCGCTGGCCGAGCGTCTGGCCTTCTTCAGCAATCTTTGCgagagcggcggcggcggcggtggaggaggCAGCGCCAGTGGAAGGTATCGCAGTCGCACCAGCAGCTACTCAAGGAGTCCACCCATCGAAAGGACGACGCCCAGGAGCAGCACCACCGCCAGCAGCACCAGTGTGACGCCCACGCCCATGGATTACTCACCCATACCGCATGAAAAGGAGTTATCTAGTCTGACGCTAGAGAGCATCATTGAaccggaggagcaggaggagcaggtcACCAAGGACCAGGTGGACCTGGATGAGCAGGTTAAGCTAAGGAAAAAGGATACTCCGCCTCCTGTTCTAAGGGAATCGCCCCTGCACAATGGCTTTCATGTTCTGACCAGATCCGCCACCGATCCGCCGTCAAGCCAATCTTCTCTCCGCATTACAGTACGCACTCCTGGCAAGCTAATACTGCCTGATACTTTCAGAGGAGATAGGAATAATAATAGCGGTAGTGGCTCTAACAGCTGGAACTCCTGCCTGGTTAAATTGCAAACTCTAGAGCCTGTGAACCTCTCCGTTCAGCTGCGCACCATAGGCAAAGTGAAGTCCCCCTTTATAGAAAAGCAACAGGAAAAGCAGCTAGCAAATGGCACCACCAGCGATAGTGGTTCGGATTCGGGCAAGGAGAATTGCGCCTCCAATCAGCAGATAAATCATCAGGAAAGTAATCAGAATCCCCAGGAGGAAGAGAATCGTGCTCCACCCAGAGTATCCGAGATGAGGAGGAAGATCAGTCGATTggtgcagcaacagcaggtgCAACCACAACCCGTCAATCGGCGACACACCACCGAGATCACCTCGGTGACCATAGGAGCACCACGTTCGCCCAACGTAGACGATCGCTTTGCCAAGTATTTCGGGGTAAAAGAAAGCTTCAATAGCACCACCACCCTAATGAAAACTCAATCGCTGCCCAGCCAACAAGTAGAAGCCACCAATGCGCATGTTAGAATACCACCCATAACCACAGTGGTTTCCAAGCGACGAGAGCTGCTCAAAAGGACGCGTCCCTTGTCCATGGATCACTATTCGAGTGGCTGCACCAGTCCCACGGCGATGCCAAGTCCGAAGAGAGCACATTCACCGGTGAATCGACGAAAGGCCACCATTTCCAGCTACGAAGATATTGAGGTCACACCCGATGAACTCCGTGCGGCTGGCAAGGAATTTAAGCTGTTGTACGGCGAGTTATTGGGCtga